The Alosa alosa isolate M-15738 ecotype Scorff River chromosome 17, AALO_Geno_1.1, whole genome shotgun sequence genomic sequence ttataatccaacactatcgtgtgtttcataatctgttaaagttttgagatcctagcaaattcctgcatggcatccaattcaaggctcacattgcatcccaatttgttgcacaaagaaaccccttttttgcctcttctttgttcatggcaatgcagtaaaagaatcattatgagtgcatacaccatataGGCCCACACAGGCCAGCTCAGATCAgttgtgtcacagatatggagtgcAGAAAGGTCAGTTTTCATCACTAAATTAAAAAAGtgccatttatttctgtaaggcgcacaccacatatgtctgtaaattgctcagccccagagaatcccttcaccatggcaatgatattgccagattcaggacagtctacacacacatgtaaggcAAGTCGAGCTGCCAGCGTGCAGTGGTAatatacatgtcaaaatataagactttttataatacgctttttgtatttttattataaacATAATAACTAATGGTGATATAACATAATGGTGATAacattgcttggggcccccacagactctagaatcgcctctgtgtgtgtgtgtgagtgtgagtgtgagtgagagtgagtgagtgagtgttacgGCATTGGACATTGTGCTGCGTCCCAAACATTCTAGAACTCCGCTCTTCAAGCCAGTctcaaaaaggaggacaaataCGCATCCTGCTTGATGTTGCGCAGGACGCAGGACAGGACATTGAAAATCAGGACTGTCCTCCCTAAAGCCGGACGTCTGGCCACCCTAGTTACCACACCTGAATTTGGGTAACCAAGAACTTTTCATACCGAACTTTGAAACAAGTTTGGTTTATAGTCTGCGTCCTGTACAAAATAGATATTCAGAAATGGTGTTGATGCACTATCTACTTATTTGATGAACAGTCAGTCAGATCACATGAACTGAGTGGAATTGAGAATTTATCTAATTTGTTCTGTCTTCTGGCAAACAAAAGTCAGCCTTGTTATTTACTTAATTTACTTATCTATCAACTCATTTACTTATCTATGAAATCATTTCCTTATCTAGCAAATCATTTCCTTTACTTAGCCTATTTCATAACTTACTAATCTCCTTTTAAATAATGATGTAACCACCCTTTCTCGACAATTGGTTTGACACAATAACCAATAGAGCAGTAAAGTACAGGAAGCCATTGTCTGCATTTTAGTAACACTTGTACTATAACCAAGTATGGCATTTTTTAATTCATCTGATATTTCTCAATATAACCTCTAAAACCACCCCACAAGTCCCACACAGGGTTACCTCAGAACAACTCCCTTAGGTATTTGACCTTTGTGATGTCACATAATAACTTTTTAACAACCTCCTTGTAGAGGTCCATTCTCACAAATTAACTGATGGGCCCACAATCCATGGTTACCATTGGAATCCCAATTGATTGGGAAACAAAATACTGGTATACTGTACAAACAAGTTTGACATTTTAATTACAAAAGGCTATAAGTCCTCACGCGTGAGGCTTAGAATACATACTCTGGAGAGACTGTCAGCCTTAGCAAGTTGTAGGTAGAGTAGCTCAGTGGTACCCAAAGTGGGGGTTATTATGAGACAGCAAGGAGGGGTTATGAGAtgatttacatatatatatatatatatacacacatatttttttaaacatattttagccATAATTGACAAAAGATAAAAATAGTAGttacatttcaaataaaaacctTTTCTTTGCCCCTACTGACCTCTGATGAGATTAATGACATTAGCATCAGCATCAGTTTCATCATGGTTCAGTATGGTTGttaaattataaataatattatggTTGTTAGgctgttgttttcttttgtggTATTATGCTTGTGTTTCGATAGGCCTATTAGTGCATGTGCCCTGTTGCATGCAATGTTTACTTCTATCACCTCTGAAGACAGAGGGAGTCGCAAGTCACTGGTACCGTTATTTTGGGGGCGTGCGGGCTGAACAGTTTGGGAACCCTCTATCTACTCTTTTTTATTAGAGTAGATAGATGGACAGATGGCCATACAGTGACAGGGAGAAAATGGTGTTATGCATACTTATTTGATTAATAGTCAGGTGAGATGACATGAACTGGGTAAAATGTACAGTTTCCTTAACATAGTTTCTTTGTCTTCCGGCAAATAAAAGTCAGCCTTTATGTCCTAACGCCTTTTAATAACATGACCAGCCCTCCCTCACCTATTTCTGAGAACTGATATGAGAGCTTGAcccaatactataagtgcacgTGTTGAGTCATGTCTGTAGTCTGAGTAGCAATCTAATGGCATTATTATAACCATTATGACAGTTCTTATTTAATCTGTTGCTAGTTTCTAATAGCTTCTAACCTAACAGTGTAAAGCAGTGTTAACTATATAACAACTACACTGGGTCTCCCTTGACCTGGCACATAATGACAACAGCTTCCTTTTAACCACACCATATTGTGCTTCACAattacatgcttttatttccTGCAAATATGGTTTTATCTGTTTTAATTTCTTAGTTTCCATAAGAGCGTGAGACACAGATACCGGTTATTTCTATAGCCCACAAGGAACTCAGGTGTTGTTGAAGTAATCTTTTTTTCCATTCTGTTTTCATGCTTCTCTTGAACAAAAGCTTCAGCAGTTCCCTGCAGTCGTGAATTTTAAAGATCCTGCAAACAAAGGTCAGGACTTATCACCTTTTAATCACATAGCCAGCCCTTCTCTTCTATTCTTAGAAGTCAGCATGAGAGCATGACCTGATAACCAATAGAAAAGCTGTGTGCAAGTGATTAagtctttgtttgtgtctctgATATGAATCTGTACAACCACCTGACCAGACGAGTATAAATGAGACTGCCCGGCAAGTTCTGGAGCAGATGTTGCATCCCAGTATCGACACCATAATGATGTTCCACACAGCCTGTCTGTTTctgctgtctgcctgcctggctGGTAGGTCGAGAGGTAATCTCAATCATAATTTAAAAGCAAGCTTTGGATAGTGCAGTAAGAACATGTGATGTGTTACAGGAGCTACTGCCAGTGAGAAGCTGCAGAGCAGGACCttggagaccaacataccatgtGAGTCCAGCCAAAGAGTGGGCAGTCTTGCGTTGCCTTTAAGAATATGTGCTATGCTTTGACCTCTGTTTTTAGTGCTAAAATATGATCATTTCAAATCAACGTCAAAGTTTCTCTCTGAAGACTATTAGAGCTTTAAGTCAGACACTGAGGAACAGATCACAGTTGTGCATATCTAATCAGTGCACAGTATAGCCTGATCAAATGGCCATGTAATGGCCTTACATTAATTAATAGTGCATACATTGATCTCACTAGAAAGTATTTTAATATCTTCATGTCTTTTGAAAACAAATTAACAGATGGGCCCCAGTCTATGAACATTGAGGGGGTGAATGTGGTTACCATTGGAATTCCATACGGCTTCAGTTGTACTGCAGAATGCTCCCCACCCTGTTTGTACACCATGACCCTGGATGGGCTAACAAAATATTCAAATCAGTATGACATCATTTTCAAAACTATTGTGCCCTCAAAAGTCCTCACCTGTGAGGCGAAGAATCCATCCACTGGAGAGACCGGCTCCATTAGCAAGACACTGCATGTGGCAGGTACAGTGGTGGGTGATGGCTGGGTGCTATCTGAAGGGATGAGGCTCATgccaagagagagaaataccttatagaccctttcaacaataaaaacaaaaacaatgcttgaacattctttttggttcccaatctacttcctctgcattaagataacatatggaatgttaaaacggaagccttgtggggccaacatgatgctgataatggaactctcttgaaagggtctataattcATATACTGCACGGGCTGTGTCACATGGGTGTACTATTAGAGTAAAATGCAACAGTGTGTCAGCGCATTACAATAACCCAATGTACATGTTTTAAtcaatctgttttttttattaacttGTAAAACTACTACAAGACAGTTTCAACTTTTTGATAAACTCACTTGGGCATTTGACCTTTACAATGGCACACAAGTAACAACCCCTTTTAAGCCTGTTTTCACTTGTGAAATTGTAAGCCTGTATTTCCGAGAGTACAATCTAATTGCATTACaatactaatgtctgtattATCTTAGCTTAAAAGGTTGCACTGTCAATCCTTATTTCTTCACCATTAATGTGGCACATGTGTACATTGCAGATGGACCTTACAATGCCAGTATTCAAGCACCTAAATGGCTGGTGAATGGAGTTAAATCTACATTTGTGTGCTCTGCTGTTTGCTATCCTTCCTGTGAATACACTTGGTACGCTGGTAACCCAGCAACATCATCACCACTGTCAACAAGCACCAGCAATGAACTTCATTACCTGACACCACAGTACCAAACAGGACTGCTGGATGTATTTTGTGAGGTTCAAAACACTCTTTCTCAACTTTTTGTGGAAACCAGCGTTGCTGTTTGGGTGCCACGTAAGTATGCAAGAGTAATTGTGTTGATATTCtaaacatgtgtacacacaaacatctgtAAGTAAATACCTAGTAAATAATCTGAATCATACATGTTAGTCACCTTAGCATGCTTAAACCACTTAACTATAAATACTTATCAATAactactgttattattattattaattaattaacagaCATTGCGTTCACAGAAACtctgaaagtaaaaaaaaaactagggtTTTCTCTTGTTTTGACAAAGCAGATGTCACTCACTGTTGGAAAATAAGTTGTTCATGTGTTTGATGTTCCTCAGAGGGGCCTACGGACATATACATGAGTGGCCCGACATCTGCGATGGTAGGGACCAAAGAAACCTACTACTGCTTTGCCTATTGCACTCCCAGTTGCAACTACATTTGGTATTACCAAAACAAAACCTTTACTGGTGACGAAGCAAATGTGCCCATCCTGAACCGAAACAAGCCACTGTTTGCAAATATACTGGTCATCCAAGTGGAGCAATCCCATAAAAAGGAGTCCTTAGTGTGCTCAGCTGTGAATGTTCTGACCGGCAAGactgtaaaccacacaatgattatCAATGTGGCTGGTGAgcaatttaaattaaatttaattcaaaTGAAATGCAATTAACGAAAACTTGATGTTACCATGACCACTTCTCTTCATGTCACAATCCTTTCAGAAATCAGTCATAACAGTCTATCCTTCTCTTTCCACCAGATCCAATCTGTGTTCTCCCCATCACTGCAACACCACCTATTGCAGACAGCTCCTATTCCCTGAAGTGTGTTGGGGCACAGCAAAATGCTTATATTTACTGGACCAAGAATGGGAAAACATTGTCCACTAGTGACACAGTCCATCTAGCTGATAATAATGTTATCCTTACGTTTGATCCACTCCGTGCCTCTGACACAGGCGTATATCAGTGTATTGCCAATGAGCAAGGAAATGTCATCCCTGGAGTTCCCTATGAACTGAAGGTCATCTGTGAGTATAATAGAATGAAATGCATCGAGTTATGTGGATTGACAACACATTTTATTTCCTTTTCATGCCTTGGCAATCCAGTCTGTGCTCATATTCATGTGAACATATTCCTAATGCAATTTAAATAGAACCATTAGTCATAGAACCACATAGAACCATTAGTCATTGCTTTGTGTATCTTACACCTTATCCCTTTGTCCTGATCTCTTGCCCTGTCCTTTTTATAGATGGGCCACTGAATACCGAGATAACTGTATCTGGTGACAAATTAGTGGGACAGACTACACTCCTACTCCCAGGGACTTCTGCCACATTTTACTGCTCAGCTAAATGCTACCCAGCATGCACCTACGTGTGGTATAATTTCAATGGTGACATAATCGGCAAAAATGCCAGCTTCTCCTTCACCCCAGCAAGTGTAGCTGATGAAGGTTTAATTACATGTGTGGCATTCAATCCAATTACCCAAAACTATACCACCGTAAACACAAACATTGAATTGATTGGTAAGTTAGACAGAATATGTATTCTGACTGGAAAAATGCTTTTAGATAGCCTACATTAGTCAGTAGATGTAGAAATGAAACTTCAGAAATAGTTAACATGTATGCTCATGGAGTGACATATTTCACTTACAATTTAAAGTAATTATTCTTCAATGAATTGTACAGTCTACCACTTTGGAGTACATGTTTAATTCAcagttttttctctctttccccaacAACTACATTTCTTGCAGGTGGCCCAAAGAATGTCACTATCACTGGACCAAACTCAGTACAAGTAGGGGTGAAGGCCACTTTTGAGTGTTCAGCTGTCTGTACCCCATCTTGCGTCTACACATGGGAGGTCTATGGGAGAACAATACATGGCAGTAAGGTGGATCTTACCATCAGTAAATATGTGGCAACTGAAACCCTGCTATGCATAGCACAGAATATTATCACTGGGAAGCTTGCAGGAGCAAATGAAACACTTGATGTTACAGGTAGGAATCTATAATCCACTCTATAAACCAGCTGCCAAGTAGTTTTTCCATGTGATCTGATATGATAGCTAATACAAATAACACCACCATTTGTCATCATCTTTAAAACGTTTTCAAATTATCGGATGAGCAGACACACTTGCCATTCCCACTAGCCATCCAGGCTATGCACATTAGTTCTGTGGTTTGgttaaaaaaacatgaaataagAAAGGTTTTACAGCATGTCACCAGCAATATCACAGACACCAGTTAGCATGCTATCAAGCTTTCATCAGTGTCACTGGGCAGTTGGTGGTGTTTGTAAGAATTTTGGATAACTCTTAAATAGGCAGCAAAACCATATGATGCTGCTTCAAATATAGAGGTTGATTTCTCAAATTGTGAAATTTTCAATTTTCTTATTAATAAATTGAATCATTGTTTCTTTCTCCTGCAGATACTAACTGGTGTGGATGTTGAACACATTGCCAGATTGAATGTCTTACATACAATAAGTGTATGTTGAAATACTTCTTTGATGTCTCCTTCAGAAAAGTACAGTTATATACGACAAGGAAGGACAAGATTGAAATCACAAAACATCATAGTTATTTTGCACTCTGAAATATGTAGCTAAAATGCTAACTGTATATGTTCATGTCACTGTATATACtcaattgtttttttgtctatgtcattgacaaaaataaaatctTTTTTACATATAATCTTGTACGTGTATTTGGAGATGCCCACACAAACCGGAAGGTGTAGAAAGttggttttgtttctgttctgttGCAGGACACTGTCCATGAGGTTTAGGAAGCTTTTGTTCCACCCAatagaaaatgttaaaaagtaTGGGTCCAAACAAAGGATGTATAGCCAAATGTAAAGCCAATGTATATAAGCAACTTAGTGGAGAACTGGTGTAATGTAACCTAATGTGATAGCACTGGTGATTCAGAGGTGATGAGATACCTCTGGATTGGTGTGATATTGGTCATGGTTTTACATTTTACTGGTCATACTTGTAAAGCAAATGAGTAAAtaagtatttttttaaataactagTAAGGAAACActttataactagatgtaccgcatagcggtacaaaatatgaccgccgctcagtcctgtacatccgttccacgaaaataaatcacacttcaatttgtctccatattttactccatcccccactcttgaaacttttgtgtatgcttgtttggcatgcctgagtgtgtgtgtgcggctgcacagaaagtagcctactggtgctgaaaaggtgaatagattgtagaatagccaaagaagatgtagcattgttataaaacctttaaaatctctaaacaatcacaagtagggcagttcatcacagttcatccattgcaactggattgatgaaaggtcacttacacctgtaggctacattgtatttgggaaaagcaaaaggtatcagcataatgttatttatttatttatttatttatttatttatttatttgtgtatttataaacaaaaacatctctgtcagttccatgccgttttcaacagctatcaaaaacaaaggtcattttggatggatggatttttttttgtgaatgtttcttcttctacataagattttagttatctttagttcatgtaatactttattgtcaatgcacaaattaagtaacagtagtctgaaacgttattgttaatgcacaaattaagtaacagtagcctagtctgaaacgaaatgctgttttacatctaaccagtggtgcaaataactgacatgtccaaatgggccttgatgaaatgcgccgctagactgttcatacacattttaacgggccaaagttgaagagcttttgtccgttattgttaaatgcaaatataggctgattcatgttcccttgcattgtgtaactgaggtccatggctagtctggctttcatcagaccaagctcaatcttttaagaaatcaaaaaaataaatagcgggcagatcaggctgggttcacccagcctagtccataggcacccgatattgtttaattttccgattgagatatacacgctctggctattctaaatgcaaaaatgcatcagggagttatgacaaaacggtaactaacaaactagatcctaatagaaagctgttagcttccctaagctacaggtaggattataaggtaggcctatttacaacataaattgtcaataggctatgctggcgacacaaataaaatctcctttgaaaccaatagGCTTactacgccttacagtatcaagcggacttaaactgccatatcgttggcgaaaaattgtaataacattcaagcagctccatgagtcaaggaaagcgcgaatgaagtagccacttctagatgggacccactacacagtagcttaaggtgttgctaaagcagccataatgaaatgaaggtgtcattgtttggacacttcacacacacgtgctttttaatttcacagactacaactaccaagctgtaatcaaagcacatcgattcccctctcacaccatgcacgcacttaaaacaaaataaacaggcgtctcagtctcacgcatgtataggcaaaactgtatcagaccggtgtaacgttggtcactcttccattgcacagaatgattttgtagcacgtgcaataaatgacagtcgaaagatacaaacagtgttgctatcaatttgcttggacattacctaggtccttattgatattacaagattaacgtacctgcagtaaaaa encodes the following:
- the LOC125310840 gene encoding carcinoembryonic antigen-related cell adhesion molecule 5-like; this translates as MTLDGLTKYSNQYDIIFKTIVPSKVLTCEAKNPSTGETGSISKTLHVADGPYNASIQAPKWLVNGVKSTFVCSAVCYPSCEYTWYAGNPATSSPLSTSTSNELHYLTPQYQTGLLDVFCEVQNTLSQLFVETSVAVWVPQGPTDIYMSGPTSAMVGTKETYYCFAYCTPSCNYIWYYQNKTFTGDEANVPILNRNKPLFANILVIQVEQSHKKESLVCSAVNVLTGKTVNHTMIINVADPICVLPITATPPIADSSYSLKCVGAQQNAYIYWTKNGKTLSTSDTVHLADNNVILTFDPLRASDTGVYQCIANEQGNVIPGVPYELKVIYGPLNTEITVSGDKLVGQTTLLLPGTSATFYCSAKCYPACTYVWYNFNGDIIGKNASFSFTPASVADEGLITCVAFNPITQNYTTVNTNIELIGGPKNVTITGPNSVQVGVKATFECSAVCTPSCVYTWEVYGRTIHGSKVDLTISKYVATETLLCIAQNIITGKLAGANETLDVTDTNWCGC